A stretch of the Archangium violaceum genome encodes the following:
- a CDS encoding ParA family protein, with the protein MTVTIKKTKNPPRSAICCFWNNKGGTGKTSLVFQSLCRYAEQRPEERILAIDMCPQANLSELLLGGLTNKGSDNLLKFQGAIPRSTIGGYFQLRLPSPYTPPQFNSDDFIVNPAGSNSSVPSNVDLVCGDPLLELQVNAMSTLSNAQIPGTNTWLAVMDWLRDFLAPIRSRYTMIFIDANPSFSVYTQMALAAADELVLPVMADDSSRRAVQNVFSLVYGLKVPSEIYTQHAFGTRLTAAGRPLPKIRLIVKNRLTQYMGPASAYADVLSSIEKNVMELHQNQPALFVPTTQNKLFADVRDFQTTGVVAFAKGAPFTKLQAGRVALVGQRVRVNEEYRKHCIGAIDDLVANL; encoded by the coding sequence ATGACCGTGACCATCAAGAAGACCAAGAACCCCCCCCGTTCGGCCATCTGCTGCTTCTGGAACAACAAGGGAGGTACGGGGAAGACGAGCCTCGTGTTCCAGTCGTTGTGTCGGTATGCCGAACAGCGTCCAGAGGAACGGATCCTTGCGATTGACATGTGCCCCCAGGCCAATCTCTCCGAACTCCTCCTCGGGGGGCTCACCAACAAGGGCTCGGACAACTTGTTGAAGTTCCAGGGGGCGATTCCCCGCTCAACGATCGGCGGGTACTTCCAGCTGCGCCTGCCCAGCCCGTACACTCCGCCGCAGTTCAATAGCGACGACTTCATCGTCAATCCCGCTGGATCCAACAGCAGTGTGCCCAGCAATGTCGATCTCGTCTGCGGCGACCCGCTACTTGAGCTTCAGGTGAACGCGATGTCGACGCTGTCCAACGCCCAGATCCCGGGCACGAACACGTGGCTCGCTGTCATGGATTGGCTCAGGGACTTCCTCGCACCGATCCGCAGCCGCTACACGATGATCTTCATCGATGCCAACCCGAGCTTCTCCGTCTACACGCAGATGGCGCTCGCGGCGGCGGACGAACTCGTTCTGCCTGTCATGGCGGACGACTCATCCCGGCGTGCCGTGCAGAATGTCTTTTCCTTGGTGTACGGGCTGAAGGTTCCGTCCGAGATCTACACGCAACATGCGTTTGGAACACGCTTGACGGCGGCGGGCAGGCCGCTTCCGAAGATTCGTCTCATCGTGAAGAATCGCCTGACTCAGTACATGGGGCCGGCCTCGGCCTACGCCGACGTCCTCTCCTCCATCGAGAAGAACGTGATGGAGCTTCACCAGAACCAGCCCGCCTTGTTCGTCCCGACGACCCAGAACAAGCTGTTCGCTGACGTGCGCGACTTCCAGACGACCGGAGTGGTGGCATTCGCCAAGGGCGCCCCCTTCACCAAGCTCCAGGCAGGCCGAGTCGCGCTGGTCGGCCAACGCGTCAGGGTCAACGAGGAGTACCGCAAGCACTGCATCGGCGCGATCGACGACCTCGTCGCCAATCTGTAA